In the Setaria italica strain Yugu1 chromosome VI, Setaria_italica_v2.0, whole genome shotgun sequence genome, one interval contains:
- the LOC111257718 gene encoding probable flavin-containing monooxygenase 1, with amino-acid sequence MDVNKKRVAIVGAGPSGLTACKHVLAKGFRPVVFEAADAVGGVWTRTLASTRLQTPAAAFRFSDFPWPADVEDDEFPRNDQVAAYMAAYARQFGVLESLVENSPIIPASQELPVRYPDELGIVPYRAIWEWQCCNHLAIDDDGTPSC; translated from the exons ATGGACGTGAACAAGAAACGCGTGGCCATCGTCGGAGCCGGCCCGAGCGGGCTGACGGCATGCAAGCACGTGCTGGCCAAAGGCTTCCGGCCGGTTGTCTTcgaggccgccgacgccgtcggcggcgtGTGGACGCGGACGCTGGCCTCCACGAGGCTGcagacgccggcggccgcgttCCGGTTCTCCGACTTCCCCTGGCCAGCGGACGTCGAGGACGATGAGTTCCCGCGCAACGACCAGGTGGCGGCGTACATGGCCGCGTACGCGCGGCAGTTTGGCGTCCTCGAGTCACTGGTGGAGAACTCACctattatcccg GCTAGTCAAGAGTTGCCGGTACGATACCCTGATGAATTAGGCATTGTTCCATATCGCGCCATCTGGGAATGGCAGTGCTGTAACCACCTCGCcatagatgatgatggtactccttcttgctAG